A window of the Apostichopus japonicus isolate 1M-3 chromosome 8, ASM3797524v1, whole genome shotgun sequence genome harbors these coding sequences:
- the LOC139972049 gene encoding uncharacterized protein — protein MMEDISLAGVTTTESITSGGDLNVIQESAEIHQEDAISQDMMSEMSLPLPPSEYELKTSSNGIKKTDSGYSGRTVYADLKFEDFEQASKTGGLKLGPSFTDLDSLDVSCVDDDEMETKDNMSKDDDDNNATEAGNPSFHPLQRNERKETESKRRYNPRESTRNLLSEADDDDNDSEHSVVVRQPSVLIRRQPSSSGMVVFPYDPESKETLERLSVEHRSHSQLKRLINKELTKITRDADIRVQSLNGGLSYPAFLKDMLFDDEIYMFNKNHLRFSSVVFQNLQEIISDSVQGPGRARTFGVKAPPKAPMLSGRAYLTNHRLILLSAEKQRGASVAPKGPQNSSYHLKAVNRDTLEFLSIPLYNIRGMELHASLGYSASANISSRNIFFGLLDCCESLLPGESSCTKWRTRDRTSHGTNNRTVTLGVMLPPWLHPTNINIHAAADTGMRSIRDFMVELQHITPALRTKPITPPDGEL, from the exons GAATGTCATCCAGGAATCTGCAGAGATTCACCAAGAAGATGCAATCTCTCAAGATATGATGTCAGAAATGAGTCTGCCTCTTCCACCTTCAGAGTATGAGCTTAAGACATCATCCAACGGTATCAAGAAAACCGATAGTGGTTACAGCGGAAGAACGGTTTACGCCGATCTCAAGTTTGAAGACTTCGAGCAAGCTTCAAAG ACTGGAGGATTGAAACTAGGTCCCTCATTCACTGACTTGGACAGTCTTGACGTCTCATGTGTTGACGATGATGAAATGGAAACAAAAGATAATATGAGCAAAGATGATGACGACAATAACGCGACAGAGGCAGGaaatccatccttccatcctctTCAGAGGAATGAGAGGAAAGAAACAGAATCAAAACGACGGTATAACCCACGTGAATCGACTCGCAACCTACTGTCGGAGGCCGACGACGATGACAATGATAGTGAACATTCGGTAGTTGTTCGGCAACCATCGGTACTTATTCGACGACAACCGTCATCTTCCGGGATGGTGGTCTTCCCCTATGATCCTGAGTCCAAAGAGACACTGGAGCGGCTTTCTGTCGAGCATCGCTCCCATTCACAGCTTAAGAGGTTAATTAACAAGGAACTCACCAAGATTACCAGAGATGCTGACATTAGAGTTCAGAGTCTGAATGGCGGACTGTCGTACCCTGCCTTCCTCAAAG ATATGCTTTTTGACGACGAGATTTATATGTTCAACAAGAACCATCTCAGGTTCTCATCAGTCGTTTTCCAAAATCTTCAAGAAATTATCAGCGATTCCGTTCAGGGACCAGGCAGAGCAAGGACGTTTGGTGTTAAGGCTCCCCCTAAAGCGCCGATGCTCTCAGGAAGAGCTTACCTGACAAATCACCGTTTAATTCTCTTGTCGGCCGAAAAGCAAAGAG GAGCGTCTGTTGCACCCAAGGGACCTCAAAATTCAAGCTATCATCTGAAGGCGGTAAATAGAGATACCCTGGAGTTTCTGAGCATTCCTCTCTACAACATCCGAGGGATGGAGCTCCATGCATCTTTGGGGTACAGTGCCAGTGCAAATATATCCAGCAGGAATATTTTCTTTGGTCTTTTGGACTGTTGTGAG TCTTTGTTACCAGGAGAGAGCAGTTGCACGAAATGGAGGACAAGAGATAGGACATCCCACGGTACCAATAACCGTACCGTTACACTTGGTGTGATGCTGCCACCATGGTTACACCCAACAAACATAAACATCCACGCAGCCGCAGACACTGGAATGAGATCGATAAGAGATTTTATGGTGGAGCTTCAACACATCACCCCTGCTCTGAGAACAAAGCCCATCACACCACCCGACGGAGAGTTGTAA